Proteins co-encoded in one Bacillus paramycoides genomic window:
- a CDS encoding ABC transporter permease, producing the protein MDNIKQLHEQFRKKERKRAWLARLLQLLLLILFFALWEIASKKEWIDPLLFSSPSSIWDLFLSKWIDGSLWVHIWTTLLETGVGFILGTVLGAIIATFLWWIPLLARVLDPYLVVLNAMPKVALGPIIIVIFGPNISSSIAMGVIISIIITILVIYSAFQEVDSNYIKVMDTFGANKWQCYKQVVLPASFPAIISTLKVNVGLSWVGVIFGELLVSKQGLGYLISYGFQVFNFTLVLLSVLLTCVLATLMYVFVEAFEKLLIGKRKRS; encoded by the coding sequence TTGGATAACATAAAGCAACTACATGAACAGTTTCGGAAGAAAGAACGGAAACGTGCATGGTTAGCACGCTTACTACAGCTTTTACTACTCATTCTTTTCTTTGCACTATGGGAGATAGCTAGTAAAAAAGAGTGGATTGATCCTTTACTCTTTAGTTCTCCTTCAAGCATTTGGGATCTCTTCCTTAGTAAATGGATTGACGGTTCACTTTGGGTTCACATATGGACGACATTACTTGAAACAGGAGTAGGCTTCATTCTTGGAACAGTGCTCGGCGCTATTATCGCTACTTTCCTTTGGTGGATCCCACTTCTCGCCCGCGTACTCGATCCATATCTCGTCGTCCTAAACGCCATGCCCAAAGTGGCACTTGGTCCGATTATCATTGTAATCTTCGGTCCAAATATTTCTTCGTCAATTGCAATGGGAGTAATCATTTCCATCATCATTACCATTCTCGTTATTTACAGCGCATTTCAAGAAGTCGATTCTAACTATATAAAAGTGATGGACACATTTGGCGCAAATAAATGGCAATGTTATAAGCAAGTCGTTCTCCCTGCATCCTTCCCAGCAATTATTTCAACGTTAAAAGTGAACGTTGGATTATCGTGGGTCGGTGTTATATTCGGCGAACTTCTCGTCTCCAAACAAGGTCTTGGTTACTTAATTAGCTACGGATTCCAAGTATTTAATTTCACACTCGTCTTACTAAGCGTACTACTCACCTGCGTCCTCGCAACACTTATGTATGTGTTTGTTGAGGCATTTGAAAAACTTCTAATTGGAAAACGAAAAAGAAGCTGA
- the ytzI gene encoding YtzI protein translates to MFKILIIGIIIVLSIMTINKGYAYKHSVDKLEDNPYTKKNKEDS, encoded by the coding sequence ATGTTCAAAATATTAATTATCGGTATTATCATCGTACTCTCCATCATGACAATTAATAAAGGCTATGCTTATAAACATTCCGTCGATAAACTAGAAGATAATCCTTATACAAAAAAGAATAAGGAGGATTCATAG
- a CDS encoding DUF3953 domain-containing protein, whose amino-acid sequence MLKGVRITLSLIALSIAIYGFFNGSREIMPYMFIFLGVMALTISLEEILKRQTISFY is encoded by the coding sequence ATGCTAAAAGGGGTACGGATTACTTTATCACTTATTGCCTTATCTATAGCAATTTATGGATTTTTTAATGGTAGTAGAGAAATAATGCCTTATATGTTCATCTTTTTAGGAGTCATGGCCCTCACCATAAGTTTAGAGGAAATATTAAAACGGCAAACTATTTCTTTCTACTAA
- the mutTA gene encoding antimutator 8-oxo-(dGTP/GTP)ase: MYKFKDYYHNTVQLSFERYPFSPEPKHVWVVCRYGDQWLLTHHLRRGLEFPGGKVELGETPEEAAVREVHEETGGIVSDLTYLGQYKVSGKDKIIIKNIYFATISAVEEHTHYEETKGSVLLTDIPDNIKTDRKFSFIMRDDVLARTMKHIEEIGCFTK; this comes from the coding sequence ATGTACAAATTTAAAGATTATTACCACAACACTGTACAATTATCGTTTGAACGTTATCCATTTTCTCCTGAGCCAAAGCATGTTTGGGTTGTATGCCGGTACGGGGATCAATGGTTATTAACGCATCATTTACGTCGCGGTCTTGAATTTCCAGGTGGTAAAGTAGAACTAGGGGAAACACCGGAAGAAGCGGCAGTTCGAGAGGTTCATGAAGAAACCGGCGGCATAGTTTCTGATTTAACTTACTTAGGACAATATAAAGTATCTGGAAAAGACAAAATAATCATTAAAAACATTTATTTTGCAACAATTAGTGCGGTAGAAGAACATACGCATTACGAAGAAACGAAAGGGTCTGTTTTATTAACAGACATTCCTGACAACATTAAAACGGATAGAAAATTTAGCTTTATAATGCGCGACGATGTATTGGCGCGTACGATGAAACATATAGAAGAAATCGGCTGTTTTACGAAGTAA
- a CDS encoding hydrolase produces the protein MEQKKTYYISIGNGQISQVKTADTYNFEISASDEEITELREYFDQAYVEDLGSFVRSHVPFVEYHHDSNNDRYDEQLQKAYKIIYDLGNHETKELVAQMGIINGL, from the coding sequence ATGGAGCAGAAAAAAACATATTATATATCAATAGGAAACGGTCAAATTTCACAAGTGAAGACGGCGGATACGTATAATTTTGAGATTTCCGCAAGTGATGAGGAAATTACGGAGTTAAGAGAGTACTTTGATCAAGCATATGTAGAGGATTTAGGTTCATTTGTACGTTCTCACGTTCCATTTGTTGAGTATCATCACGATTCAAATAATGACCGATATGATGAACAACTACAAAAAGCATATAAAATAATTTACGATTTAGGAAATCATGAGACGAAAGAATTAGTCGCGCAAATGGGAATAATCAATGGGTTATAA
- a CDS encoding recombinase family protein, with amino-acid sequence MKRLYGKLVGVIVAMGLMAGCDSSMKSMKEKEICKTEEECVEIGDKKLQKVYEKIDGLSELEAVEDYHIEKHESADMKEAEQKKEDDDENYFFLASYYIDGDEIVDPYFEKIERKRLNKVFAEGKEAKEELLQQRQDRGYHKDLWDMYCTLIPATYRGNITEFDLITDGYDGVVAHVMPSMENPKDWVLSLDTLDSAVNIDEVMKTLIHETAHVLTLGHKQIPVDEKYVKDFEEDKDISKYRNNCETLFLQEGCAKEKSYINQFYNSFWKPIEQEWTEKKVEESEETQIEFFREKHDEFVSQYGTTNVAEDIADTFTAFILQDSKKVKEGSELKYKKIAFFYQFPELVKMRAEVLSGLYDVSKTIEQHSGQ; translated from the coding sequence ATGAAGAGACTGTATGGTAAGTTAGTAGGAGTTATCGTCGCAATGGGTTTAATGGCAGGGTGCGATAGTTCTATGAAGAGTATGAAAGAAAAAGAAATTTGTAAAACAGAAGAAGAATGCGTAGAAATAGGAGATAAGAAACTTCAAAAAGTATATGAAAAAATAGATGGATTATCTGAGCTTGAAGCAGTAGAAGATTATCATATAGAAAAGCATGAGAGTGCGGATATGAAAGAGGCAGAGCAGAAAAAAGAAGATGATGATGAAAATTATTTCTTTTTAGCTTCTTATTATATTGATGGTGATGAAATTGTAGATCCTTATTTTGAAAAAATAGAACGGAAACGTTTAAATAAAGTATTCGCTGAAGGTAAAGAAGCGAAAGAAGAGTTGCTACAACAACGTCAAGATAGAGGGTATCATAAAGATTTATGGGATATGTACTGCACTCTCATCCCAGCTACATATCGCGGGAATATAACAGAATTTGATTTAATAACGGATGGTTATGACGGTGTTGTTGCCCACGTTATGCCGAGTATGGAGAATCCGAAAGATTGGGTTCTTAGCTTAGATACGCTTGATTCTGCGGTAAATATCGATGAAGTGATGAAAACATTAATTCATGAGACGGCTCACGTGTTGACGCTCGGACATAAGCAAATACCAGTGGATGAAAAGTATGTAAAGGATTTTGAAGAAGATAAAGATATTTCAAAGTACAGAAATAATTGTGAAACTCTTTTCTTACAAGAGGGATGTGCGAAAGAAAAATCTTATATTAATCAATTTTATAACTCTTTCTGGAAACCAATTGAGCAGGAGTGGACAGAAAAGAAAGTAGAAGAAAGCGAAGAAACTCAAATTGAATTTTTTAGAGAAAAGCATGATGAGTTTGTATCACAATATGGAACGACAAATGTAGCGGAAGATATTGCAGATACGTTTACAGCATTTATCTTACAAGATTCAAAAAAGGTGAAAGAAGGATCGGAGTTAAAGTATAAAAAAATTGCGTTCTTCTATCAGTTCCCTGAGCTTGTCAAAATGAGAGCGGAAGTGTTATCGGGATTATATGATGTTTCGAAAACAATAGAACAACATAGTGGACAATAA
- a CDS encoding DUF3267 domain-containing protein — protein MDKRAETTVTISMVKLNIYAFLIIFVLAFGISFLHAFLSGGVQLEFTLPTMFLFIITMLVLICIHEAIHLIGFRYIGGVPWSELKWGVNWKLGVAYAHSKQAITVKQMKKVLMLPFLPTGIFPIVLGLAMNLEPLSFLGILLTAGCIGDIALYRKVSNFPDDALVQDHPSKPQFTVYEL, from the coding sequence ATGGATAAAAGAGCAGAAACGACTGTTACTATTTCGATGGTTAAATTAAATATCTATGCATTTCTTATAATATTTGTTTTGGCATTTGGAATTAGTTTTTTGCATGCATTTCTTTCAGGCGGGGTTCAATTGGAATTTACGTTACCAACTATGTTTCTTTTTATTATCACAATGCTTGTTCTCATTTGTATTCATGAAGCGATACATCTAATAGGATTTCGTTATATCGGAGGCGTGCCATGGAGTGAACTAAAATGGGGCGTCAATTGGAAATTAGGTGTTGCATATGCACATTCTAAACAGGCAATTACAGTAAAACAAATGAAGAAAGTGTTAATGCTACCGTTTTTACCAACTGGAATTTTTCCAATTGTATTGGGATTAGCTATGAATCTGGAGCCACTCTCATTTTTAGGAATTCTACTAACAGCAGGTTGCATTGGTGACATTGCCTTATATCGAAAAGTTTCAAATTTTCCAGATGATGCGCTAGTTCAAGATCATCCGAGTAAACCGCAGTTTACAGTATATGAATTATAA
- a CDS encoding DUF3953 domain-containing protein, with the protein MLRILRITIALTVIVMSAVGLYTGQNNFLPLSQFLLGAFMFLIAFEQIKKKESATGLICIIAGAFIWIVLIITYIK; encoded by the coding sequence ATGCTTCGTATACTCCGCATCACAATCGCACTCACTGTGATCGTTATGTCGGCAGTTGGATTATATACAGGTCAAAATAATTTTCTACCACTTTCACAATTTCTATTAGGAGCTTTCATGTTTCTCATCGCATTTGAACAAATAAAGAAAAAGGAGTCAGCAACTGGACTTATTTGTATTATTGCCGGTGCTTTCATTTGGATTGTTCTCATCATTACCTACATAAAATAG
- a CDS encoding HAD family hydrolase — protein sequence MIRAVLFDLDGTLLDRRQSLEQFIHNQYNRFASHLMSIGKLEYCSRFLELDNNGYTWKDKVYATLLYEYNITTLTPEQLLHDYITNFQHHCIPFQNMYELLQRLTQQNIKIGIITNGFTDFQMNNLRALNIHTYTNTILVSEAEGIKKPHPEIFERALKKLDVRTTECLYVGDHPENDVLSSERVGILGVWKRDSFWGDFEHPRIVNDLLEVLSFLDVDIQTRQ from the coding sequence ATGATTCGAGCAGTCTTATTCGACTTAGATGGAACACTATTAGATCGGCGCCAATCTTTAGAACAATTTATTCATAATCAATATAATCGCTTTGCCTCTCACTTAATGAGCATAGGAAAATTAGAGTATTGTTCTCGCTTTCTCGAACTCGATAATAATGGCTATACGTGGAAAGATAAAGTATATGCTACTCTCCTTTACGAATACAACATTACTACTTTAACGCCAGAGCAACTGTTGCACGACTACATTACTAACTTTCAACATCATTGTATTCCTTTCCAAAACATGTACGAATTACTTCAGCGTTTAACACAACAAAATATTAAAATCGGCATTATAACAAACGGCTTTACTGACTTTCAGATGAACAACCTGCGCGCACTAAACATACATACGTATACAAATACAATTCTCGTTTCCGAAGCGGAAGGAATAAAAAAACCACATCCTGAGATTTTCGAACGAGCTTTAAAAAAGCTAGATGTTAGGACCACAGAATGTCTTTACGTTGGAGATCATCCAGAAAACGATGTGCTTAGTTCTGAACGAGTAGGGATTCTTGGTGTGTGGAAGAGGGATTCATTTTGGGGTGACTTTGAGCATCCACGTATAGTGAACGATTTGTTGGAGGTGCTTTCGTTTTTAGATGTAGACATACAAACAAGACAATAG